The DNA region CCGCAACCAGATGTAATCAATGCCTTTGTCGAGGCCAGCCCATAGGTTGCCCGAAGCATCCGGCTCCAGCGACAGTATCGTGTTGTTTTGCAATCCGTTGCCAGTGTGAATATGATGCCTGAGCTTTCCACCGGCATCAACAATCACCACTCCTTTTAATATGGTGCCAAATGCAAAGTCCTCGCCCAAGCGCGCACCATTGTTCAGATTGTAGCGGCTGAGCAGTTCGTCAGCCTCGGTCGTCCAGGCCTGGATACGATTGTTGCTGTCGAGCAGAAAAAGGCCATCCGTACTGGTGCCGATTACAAGTTGTCCATCACCGTAGGGGAGTATTGTCTTCACCTCAGTTTGGGCAAAGCGTTCCGTACCGGGGATCAAAGCAAGGGTATCTCCTCGTATTTCGTAGATGCCGCCCCTGATGCGCTGCACCAGCAGTCGGCCCCCGGCATTCATCAAAAAAAGCACAGGCCCCGGGAGGTGAAGCCGGTGGATAGTTTGACCATCGTAAACAAAGATATTACCGAAGCTCTGGAAATATATCTTCCCGCCAAATGGCACAATCCGCCAGATCTCCTCATTTCTGAATGCATCCTTTCCAACAAGATGTTCCAGTGGCTGATAGTTCCATGTGCGCCGTTCCGATTCTGTCCAATACCCGAACGCTTCGAACGAACCGGTGTAAACCCTGCCGCCCGCAACCGCCACCGAGCGCAGGATTGTCTTTCCGGGATAGACATGCAGTTGAGGTCCCGAACCGTCTATCACCAGCAAGCCGTCGTTGTTGGCCACAAACTTCCGGCCCGCACTGTCGGTGGCCACCGACCAGTTCTGGTTGCCACCCCTGTAATCCGCGGCACCATAGTGTACCACCACATAACGGTGCTGCCCGGCAGCTGCCAACCAACTGACCCATAAGCCAATGATAATAAAAAACGCCAATCTTCCGGGCATGCTCAATTTGAGTTTGCTGCTATCTGACGAAGCAATCGTTTGTAAATATAACCAATATGTGATTGATGGCAATTGACACCACCTGCAGAAAATGCCCTTTGCCGGTAGGTAGGATCATGCAGCCTCAAAGCTTCATGCTCAGGTTGATACGATTCCGTTCGAGGTCGACCGACAGCACCCTGACCCTGACTTTCTGGTTGATTTTGACCACCTGGTTCGGATCGCGCACATAGCGGTCGGCCATCTGGCTCACATGCACCAGTCCGTCCTGGTGTACGCCTATGTCCACAAAAGCGCCGAAGGCAGTGATATTGGTCACAATACCATTGAGTTCCATCCCGGGCTGCACATCCTGTATGGTCCGCACGTCTTTCGAAAACTCAAATTCTTCAAACTGCATGCGGGGGTCGCGGCCGGGCTTTTCAAGTTCGGCAAGTATGTCTGTAAGCGTCTCCACACCTGCCTTATCATCCACGAAATCAGATATATTGATAATCTGCCGGAGATCTTTCCGGCCGATCATCTCTTTCAGCTCCATACCCACAGCCTCGGCCATGCGCTCCACGATGTGGTAACTTTCGGGATGCACCGCACTGGCATCGAGCGGGTGATCGCCATTGCGGATACGCAGGAAACCAGCGCATTGCTCAAATGCCTTCGGCCCAAGCCTCGGAACCTGTTGCAACTGCTGCCTGTTGCTGAATGGTCCGTTTTCATTTCGGTAACGGACGATGTTAGCTGCCAGTTGCGGGCCAATGCCACTCACATACGAAAGCAGTTGTTCGCTGGCTGTGTTCAGCTCAACCCCAACTGCGTTCACACAAAGTTCTACGGTTTGATTGAGGCTTTCGGCCAGCGCCTTCTGATCCACATCGTGCTGATACTGACCTACGCCTATCGATTTGGGGTCAATCTTTACCAGTTCGGCCAGCGGATCCATCAGCCGTCGCCCGATGCTCACCGCACCGCGCACCGTGACGTCGTAGTCCGGAAATTCCTCCCGGGCAACCTTCGAAGCTGAGTACACCGAGGCGCCACTTTCGTTCACCATTACAGCCATCACATCCCTGTCGAAGCGGATGTGACGGATAAACATCTCTGTTTCGCGTCCGGCCGTGCCGTTGCCCACCGCAACCACCTCCACCTTGTAGGCATTCACCAGCGAGCGCAGTTTCTTCTCAGCTTCTTTTACTTCGTGGTTCGGCGGGTGAGGATATATCGTGTCGTTGTGCAGCAACTGACCTTGCTCGTTGAGGATGACAATCTTGCAACCTGTCCGGAAACCCGGGTCGATGGCCAGCACCCGTTTCTGACCCAACGGAGGCATCAGCAGCAATTGCCTCAGATTTTCGGCAAACACCCGAATGGCCACCTCATCGGCTTTTTGCTTAAAGTGTTCGCGCATTTCGGTTTCCATGGAAGGAGCAATGAGGCGTTTAAAACTGTCGGACACTGCCTTTTCAACCTGTTGGGAGGCTTCGCCCCGACCCCTGACATACATACGGTTGATCATTTCAATGGTGCGGTCGTTGTCCACCTCGACCGAAACCTTCAGGAAACCTTCCGCTTCGCCGCGCAGGATGGCCAAAAGCCGGTGCGAGGGGGCTTTGGCCAAAGGTTCTTTCCAATCGTAATAGGTGAGGTAGGTGCGTCCTTCGGCTTCTTTGCCCTGAACCACCTTGCTTATCAGCATGGCATGCCTCAGGTAGATTCCTCTCACCCGCTCGCGCACCAGCCTGTCCTCGCTCACCCGCTCAGCAATAATATCGCGCGCACCGGCCAGCGCCTCGGCCTCGTCGGCCACACCTTTGGAAGCATTCACATACCGCCTGGCTTCATCGGCCGATGGCCTGAAGCCCTGCTTCAGAATAAAGTCGGCAAGAGGCTCCAGACCCTTTTCCCGGGCTATGCCAGCACGTGTCCGGCGCTTGG from Bacteroidota bacterium includes:
- a CDS encoding RNA-binding transcriptional accessory protein; the encoded protein is MEVLTAYARLIAGEMGLEYQHVRNTLSLLADGATIPFVARYRKELTGSMNEELIAQVQRRWLQLVALDKRRQTVMQSIEEQGKMTDELRTLIEKAGSMQELEDLYLPYKPKRRTRAGIAREKGLEPLADFILKQGFRPSADEARRYVNASKGVADEAEALAGARDIIAERVSEDRLVRERVRGIYLRHAMLISKVVQGKEAEGRTYLTYYDWKEPLAKAPSHRLLAILRGEAEGFLKVSVEVDNDRTIEMINRMYVRGRGEASQQVEKAVSDSFKRLIAPSMETEMREHFKQKADEVAIRVFAENLRQLLLMPPLGQKRVLAIDPGFRTGCKIVILNEQGQLLHNDTIYPHPPNHEVKEAEKKLRSLVNAYKVEVVAVGNGTAGRETEMFIRHIRFDRDVMAVMVNESGASVYSASKVAREEFPDYDVTVRGAVSIGRRLMDPLAELVKIDPKSIGVGQYQHDVDQKALAESLNQTVELCVNAVGVELNTASEQLLSYVSGIGPQLAANIVRYRNENGPFSNRQQLQQVPRLGPKAFEQCAGFLRIRNGDHPLDASAVHPESYHIVERMAEAVGMELKEMIGRKDLRQIINISDFVDDKAGVETLTDILAELEKPGRDPRMQFEEFEFSKDVRTIQDVQPGMELNGIVTNITAFGAFVDIGVHQDGLVHVSQMADRYVRDPNQVVKINQKVRVRVLSVDLERNRINLSMKL